The genomic window AAAAATTCAATTTAGCCGATCAGTGCCTCCATGTCCCGGATACTCTGCACAGTTGGACCTCCACTGCGCTATACTTCTCTGATCTCCTATACCGGGGCTTCTGGTGTCGTTGAAGGGCAGCTGATGGCCAAGCATAATCAAAGCCACACAGCCCAAGATGAGAGGCATTTCTAGCCATCATCTCAATCCTTGCAGTATCCTTGTTCAGTGTCTTCTTTCTCTTTAGTGCATCAAATAAGTTCATTCCACGTACAACGATAAAACTAATTTGATATTTATGTATACTTTCCAGAATTATTAAAAGGAAAATCGGTTCTCCATATTCTTTTTGTTGTCACACACAGAACTGGACAAGAAATGGACCCTTACCCCACCATAAATGATCATAGGTTCTCCGGGCAAAGATCAGTTTATGATTCCTGGGCCTACATTGAGCTATTGTACTTATTTTAAGGTTATCAAAACTTAATTAGCAAACATCAGAAACATTGAGGTATGAATAAACAAAAACTGATTAGATAGATAAGCCTCTATGAATATTATGTCATGAGGTTAAACAACTTATGGCAAATGAACTTCAGAAATTATCCTAAACCCTTTAATCTAAAGGAATAATACattcaaaaatataaaatatcaaAGGCTCATATGGATGCTGAGTTTAAAACCATTTACAAATGTCATAAAACATACCTGAGATACCAAATTTTCTACAGGTGTGAGGTTCTTTAAAGTTTCATTTCCAATCCCGGAGTCATCGGCATCTATTAGACTATCCACAGGAACATTGTGTTGAGGTTTAAGGTAAGAAAATTCCCTCTCACTTGGGTCCAGAGTTACACAAACATCATAGGAATATGGCAGAGGTAATGTCCCATTGTTGAATAGTGAGGTGAATCTGGGATCAACCGGTGGGTATAGACTTGTACTCATGGCTCCAAATGAAGAAGAAGATTTGGATTCTTTGTATTTGGAGACAACTGCAATAATCACAGTCAGCATGAAGAGAAAGGAGATCAATGCCAAGGCTATGACCAAGTAGAATTGTAGGTTGGACTGAGATTCTTTTTTGTTAGCCTGACTGCTCAGCTCAGGAAGGACCTGATGGAAATGATCGGCGATCACCATGTTTATAGTAACTGAAGCCGAGCGGGAGGGAATCCCATTGTCTTTTACTAGAACCACAATTCCATGTTTCATGATGTCTTTTTCCTGAAATACACGAGATGTCCTGATCTCCCCTGTCTGCTGGTCAATGGTGAAGAGTGATGGTTCTGAAGATAGTAAGAAGAAAGACAACCAGGCATTGTGTCCAGAGTCAGCGTCCACTGCCACCACTTTAGATACTAAGGAGCCTTGATCAGAGGTCCAAGGAACCATTTCAAATGTTGAGCTATCGAGCTCTGGTGATGggtagagaatgactggtgagttatCATTCTGGTCTACTATACATATTCTTAGTGTTGTGTTGCTGTTCAGAGATGGAGATCCATTGTCTCTGGCAATTATTTGAAAATTAAATTCTCTATGCTTCTCATAATCAAATGATCGCTGAGCATAGATGACCCCAGTTACTGGATTCATGGAGATGTAGGAAGACAGGGGATCTTCTTCATCACTTATAGACATTATAGAATATGTTATCTTAGCATTGTCTTCACTGTCCATATCTCTTGCTTGGACACTAAATATTGAAGCTCCTGGTGAATTATTTTCTGGTATAAATGCAGTGTAACTTGATTTCTCAAACACTGGAGCATTGTCATTGACATCTGATACATCAAGCCTGATAACTTTTCTAGAAGTCATTTCAGGAGAACCTTTATCTGAGGCTTGTATTGTGATGTTGTAGGATGATCTTATTTCTCTATCTAGACTACTTTTTGTAACTATTTTATAAAAATTACTTGCTGATGATATTAGTTCAAAGGGTAAATCCCCTTTTATAATACATTGGACCTCACCATTCTCTCCTGAGTCAGGATCATGAACCTGAATCAGAGCCACCACTGATCCAAGGGCAGAATCCTCAGGAATAAGACCTGATGATGAGGTTATGGATATCTCAGGAGCATTATCATTTTCATCTATGATCTCTATTAAAATCTTAGCTTTGGCTGATTCACCTCCTCCATCTTGTGCTTGTACTGCAATTTCAAAAAATCTTGACATTTCATAATCTATTTGTCCTTTTGTTTTAATCTCTCCATTTCTAGGATTAATGTTAAAAGTCTGAAGAATATTATTTGCTGTTGTTCTAAATGAGTAAGTGATCTGAGCATTGACACCTTCATCTTCATCACTTGCACTGACCTGCAGAATTGTTGAATTCACTGGTATATTTTCCCTAACACTGACTTTATATACATCCTGTGTAAATACTGGAGAATTATCATTGAAGTCAGTGACAATGATAGTTATTAAGGCAGTGCCTGTCTGTACAGGATTTCCAGCATCAGAAGCTGTTAGAATGAGTTCATGCTTGTCTTGTGTCTCTCGGTCTAGAGGTTTCTCTAGTATAAGCTCTGGAAATACACTGCCATCAGTGCTGACCTTCTCTCCAAGAGTAAAATACTGGTTTGCACTGAGTCTGTAGCTTATCAGAGAATTATCTCCTATATCCAGATCTTCTGCAGTTTGTAAAACAAATCTTCTTCCTGGGGAAGATGATTCACCCATTTCTATTCTTATTGTGTCAATAATAAATGTGGGAGAATTGTCATTTATATCCTGAATATTAACCTTAACATTAAAGACATTTAGTGGATTTTCCACCACAGCATCAAATGTAAGGACACAATCAGCTGCAGCTCTACACAATGTCTCCCTGTCTATCCTATCAGCAATGTATAAGTCTCCATTATCCAGGTTTATACTGAAATATTTCTCAGAGATCTTAGACACAATACGTAATTTCCTTCTTGACAGATCCCTAACATCTAATTGTAGATCCTTTGCTATATTCCCAACAATAGagccttttcttaattcttcattAATGGAATAATGAATCTGACCAGAGACTGAATGACACAGCCAGgagaataagaagggaaatattaCTTGCCATCTGAGTCCTTGTCCCTCCTGTGGTTGTAATCCAGTCATCTTCCTTCTTACTATGAATATGATGGTAAAAATCCTTTCTGTATTTA from Dendropsophus ebraccatus isolate aDenEbr1 chromosome 1, aDenEbr1.pat, whole genome shotgun sequence includes these protein-coding regions:
- the LOC138791883 gene encoding protocadherin gamma-B1-like isoform X33, yielding MGESSSPGRRFVLQTAEDLDIGDNSLISYRLSANQYFTLGEKVSTDGSVFPELILEKPLDRETQDKHELILTASDAGNPVQTGTALITIIVTDFNDNSPVFTQDVYKVSVRENIPVNSTILQVSASDEDEGVNAQITYSFRTTANNILQTFNINPRNGEIKTKGQIDYEMSRFFEIAVQAQDGGGESAKAKILIEIIDENDNAPEISITSSSGLIPEDSALGSVVALIQVHDPDSGENGEVQCIIKGDLPFELISSASNFYKIVTKSSLDREIRSSYNITIQASDKGSPEMTSRKVIRLDVSDVNDNAPVFEKSSYTAFIPENNSPGASIFSVQARDMDSEDNAKITYSIMSISDEEDPLSSYISMNPVTGVIYAQRSFDYEKHREFNFQIIARDNGSPSLNSNTTLRICIVDQNDNSPVILYPSPELDSSTFEMVPWTSDQGSLVSKVVAVDADSGHNAWLSFFLLSSEPSLFTIDQQTGEIRTSRVFQEKDIMKHGIVVLVKDNGIPSRSASVTINMVIADHFHQVLPELSSQANKKESQSNLQFYLVIALALISFLFMLTVIIAVVSKYKESKSSSSFGAMSTSLYPPVDPRFTSLFNNGTLPLPYSYDVCVTLDPSEREFSYLKPQHNVPVDSLIDADDSGIGNETLKNLTPVENLVSQQGQPNTDWRFTQTQRPGPSGTQQPTEEAGVWPNNQFETERLQAMILASANEAAEGSSAMGGGTGTMGLSARYGPQFTLQHVPDYRQNIYIPGTTSTLTNAAGKRDGKAGAPSGNKKKSGKKEKK